A single genomic interval of Methylobacterium bullatum harbors:
- the regB gene encoding Sensor histidine kinase RegB, whose translation MIDMSTNGFVRDARHLRLDTFVRLRWLAITGQSAAVVGAQFGLGLPLPFGWCFLVIAASSWLNLALRIRFPASYRLSDDSAALLLAFDIIQLAALLFLTGGLQNPFSLLFLAPVLISATALPPERTLALGLLAVGLATMLALIHRPLPWFADGRLELPFLYVSGVWTAILLGTAFTGVYAWKVSDETRQLAQALAATELVLAREQHLSQLDGLAAAAAHELGTPLGTIMLVTKELTRQLAPTASPAVKDDLDLLRDQVDRCRGILSKLTSLDGDEAGILQTVTLSHLVEELVAPQRAMGIALDVTSRGDGIEPACRRNPGVLFGLANIVDNAVDFAISRVVIEARWTAERVSLEISDDGPGFSSEILLRAGEPYVTTRSPDKTRGGNSVGAGLGLGLFIAKTLIERSGAQLTLSNVSGHQATGAVVRVSWARHIFERDTLPRRGTEFNAELPLTERSPAPI comes from the coding sequence ATGATCGACATGAGCACCAATGGCTTCGTCCGCGATGCCCGGCACCTTCGGCTCGACACGTTCGTGCGCCTGCGCTGGCTCGCGATCACAGGGCAGAGCGCGGCCGTGGTCGGCGCGCAGTTCGGCCTCGGCCTGCCCCTGCCCTTCGGCTGGTGCTTCCTCGTCATCGCGGCGTCCTCCTGGCTGAACCTCGCCCTACGGATCCGGTTTCCGGCGAGCTACCGCCTGAGCGACGATTCGGCGGCCCTGCTCCTCGCCTTCGACATCATCCAGCTCGCCGCCCTCCTCTTCCTCACAGGCGGATTGCAGAACCCGTTCTCGTTGCTCTTCCTCGCTCCCGTACTGATCTCGGCGACAGCCCTGCCCCCGGAGCGAACCCTCGCGCTGGGGCTCCTGGCGGTGGGGCTCGCGACCATGCTGGCGCTGATCCACCGGCCGCTGCCGTGGTTCGCGGACGGGCGGCTCGAACTCCCGTTCCTCTACGTCTCGGGGGTGTGGACGGCGATCCTCCTCGGCACCGCCTTTACCGGCGTCTATGCCTGGAAGGTCTCCGACGAGACCCGGCAGCTCGCCCAGGCCCTCGCGGCCACAGAACTCGTGCTGGCGCGCGAGCAGCACCTCTCGCAGCTCGACGGGTTGGCGGCGGCGGCGGCGCATGAACTCGGCACGCCTCTCGGCACGATCATGCTCGTCACCAAGGAGCTCACGCGCCAGCTCGCCCCCACGGCCTCGCCGGCCGTGAAGGACGACCTCGACCTGCTGCGCGATCAGGTGGACCGCTGCCGCGGCATCCTGTCGAAGCTGACCTCCCTCGACGGCGACGAGGCCGGCATCCTCCAGACCGTGACCCTGAGCCATCTCGTGGAGGAACTGGTGGCGCCCCAGCGCGCCATGGGCATCGCGCTCGACGTCACCAGCCGCGGCGACGGCATCGAGCCGGCCTGCCGGCGCAATCCGGGGGTGCTGTTCGGCCTTGCCAACATCGTCGACAACGCCGTGGACTTCGCCATCAGCCGTGTCGTCATCGAGGCGCGCTGGACCGCCGAGCGGGTCTCCCTCGAGATCAGCGACGACGGCCCGGGCTTCTCCAGCGAGATCCTGCTGCGGGCGGGCGAGCCCTACGTCACCACCCGAAGCCCCGACAAAACGCGCGGCGGGAACAGCGTCGGCGCCGGCCTCGGCCTCGGCCTGTTCATCGCAAAGACCCTGATCGAACGCTCCGGCGCACAGCTTACGCTCTCCAACGTGTCGGGCCACCAAGCAACCGGAGCGGTCGTCCGCGTATCCTGGGCGCGCCACATCTTCGAGCGGGACACGCTTCCCCGGCGCGGCACGGAATTCAACGCCGAGCTGCCCCTGACCGAACGCAGTCCGGCCCCTATATAA
- the regA gene encoding Photosynthetic apparatus regulatory protein RegA, with protein MLTQSVSPGLAADALQTSESDPLAAYADRTLLIVDDDRPFSTRLARAMEARGYEVQVAESVAEGVSLVESRAPAFAVIDMRLGDGNGLDVIARLKEKRPEARGVILTGYGNIATAVTAVKLGAFDYLAKPADADEIHGTLMAQPGERADPPENPMSADRVRWEHIQRVYELCSRNVSETARRLNMHRRTLQRILAKRAPR; from the coding sequence ATGCTGACGCAGAGTGTAAGTCCGGGGCTTGCGGCCGATGCGCTGCAGACGTCGGAGTCCGACCCGCTGGCGGCCTATGCCGATCGCACGTTGCTGATCGTGGACGACGACAGGCCGTTCTCCACCCGATTGGCGCGGGCGATGGAAGCCCGCGGCTACGAGGTTCAGGTGGCCGAAAGCGTGGCCGAGGGCGTATCCCTGGTGGAGAGCCGTGCGCCGGCCTTCGCAGTCATCGACATGCGCCTCGGTGACGGCAACGGCCTCGACGTGATCGCGCGGCTGAAGGAGAAGCGGCCCGAGGCCCGGGGCGTCATCCTCACCGGCTATGGCAACATCGCCACCGCCGTGACGGCGGTGAAGCTCGGCGCATTCGACTACCTCGCCAAGCCTGCCGATGCGGACGAGATCCATGGCACGCTGATGGCGCAGCCGGGCGAGCGGGCCGACCCGCCGGAAAACCCGATGTCGGCCGATCGCGTGCGCTGGGAGCATATCCAGCGGGTGTACGAATTGTGCAGCCGCAACGTCTCGGAGACGGCACGCCGCCTCAACATGCACCGGCGCACGCTCCAGCGTATTCTCGCTAAGCGCGCGCCGCGCTGA
- the purS gene encoding Phosphoribosylformylglycinamidine synthase subunit PurS yields the protein MKARIIVTLKTGVLDPQGKAIESALSSFGISGIEGVRQGKVFDVEIADTDPASAEATLKSACEKLLANTVVENYEIEIV from the coding sequence ATGAAAGCCCGCATCATCGTCACCCTGAAGACCGGCGTGCTCGACCCTCAGGGCAAGGCGATCGAATCCGCTCTCTCGTCCTTCGGCATCTCCGGCATCGAGGGTGTCCGCCAGGGCAAGGTTTTCGACGTTGAGATCGCCGACACGGACCCGGCCAGCGCCGAAGCGACGCTGAAGAGCGCCTGCGAGAAGCTACTCGCGAACACCGTGGTCGAGAACTACGAGATCGAGATCGTCTGA
- the purQ gene encoding Phosphoribosylformylglycinamidine synthase subunit PurQ, protein MRAAIVVFPGSNRDGDVARALRLAGAEVVKVWHTETALPAGTDLAVLPGGFSYGDYLRCGAIAGRAAAMDAVRDHAARGGLVLGICNGFQILCESGLLPGVLMRNVDRRFICHRQLLRVERADTRFTSFYAEGQVIDVCVAHGEGNYFADADTVARLEGDGRVAFRYSDASGDLTVDANRNGSLNSIAGIYSENLNVLGMMPHPENFVEGLIGGVDGRGLFASLAA, encoded by the coding sequence ATGCGCGCTGCGATCGTCGTCTTCCCCGGCTCCAACCGCGACGGCGACGTCGCCCGCGCCCTGCGCCTCGCCGGCGCGGAGGTGGTCAAGGTCTGGCACACCGAGACGGCGCTGCCGGCCGGCACCGACCTCGCGGTGCTTCCGGGCGGCTTCTCCTACGGTGACTATCTCCGCTGCGGAGCCATCGCCGGACGCGCCGCCGCGATGGATGCCGTTCGCGACCACGCTGCCCGCGGCGGTCTGGTGCTCGGCATCTGCAACGGCTTCCAGATCTTGTGCGAATCCGGCCTCCTCCCAGGCGTCCTGATGCGCAACGTCGACCGGCGCTTCATCTGCCATCGGCAGCTGCTCCGGGTGGAGCGCGCCGATACCCGCTTCACGTCGTTCTATGCCGAGGGACAGGTGATCGACGTCTGCGTGGCGCATGGCGAGGGTAATTACTTCGCCGATGCCGATACGGTCGCGCGCCTCGAAGGCGACGGCCGCGTGGCCTTCCGCTATTCCGACGCCTCGGGCGACCTGACCGTGGACGCCAACCGGAACGGCTCGTTGAACTCCATCGCCGGCATCTACAGCGAAAACCTCAACGTGCTCGGGATGATGCCCCACCCGGAAAACTTCGTCGAAGGTCTCATCGGCGGGGTCGACGGGCGCGGATTGTTCGCAAGCCTGGCGGCGTAA
- the apt gene encoding Adenine phosphoribosyltransferase, whose translation MEARRHSALKDSIRSIPDYPKPGIVFRDITTLLSDPRAFRRAVDSLVHPFAGGRIDQVAGIEARGFILGGAVAHQLSSGFVPIRKKGKLPHKTVSIAYALEYGTDEMEIHVDAIKPGDKVLLVDDLIATGGTACAAVNLLRQIGAEVVAACFVIDLPEIGGAQKLRDLDVPVRTLMEFDGH comes from the coding sequence ATGGAAGCCCGCCGCCACTCCGCGCTGAAGGATTCGATCCGCTCGATCCCGGATTACCCGAAGCCCGGTATCGTCTTTCGCGACATCACCACGCTGCTCAGCGACCCGCGCGCCTTCCGCCGGGCGGTGGATTCCCTGGTCCACCCCTTCGCGGGCGGGCGGATCGATCAGGTGGCGGGAATCGAGGCGCGGGGCTTCATCCTCGGCGGCGCGGTGGCCCACCAGCTCTCATCGGGCTTCGTGCCGATCCGCAAGAAGGGAAAGCTGCCTCACAAGACCGTCTCCATCGCCTACGCGCTGGAATACGGCACCGACGAGATGGAAATCCACGTCGACGCCATCAAGCCGGGCGACAAGGTGCTGCTGGTGGACGATCTCATCGCCACGGGCGGTACCGCCTGCGCGGCTGTGAACCTGCTGCGCCAGATCGGCGCCGAGGTGGTGGCGGCCTGCTTCGTCATCGACCTGCCCGAGATCGGCGGGGCGCAGAAGCTGCGCGACCTCGACGTGCCGGTGCGGACGCTGATGGAATTCGACGGGCATTAA
- the suhB_2 gene encoding Inositol-1-monophosphatase produces the protein MISSPLMTVMVDAVRKAARGLKRDYGEIENLQVSRKGPGNFVSAADRKAEEVLRDALMKARPGYGLILEESGNIEGQDKSHTWHVDPLDGTTNFLHGIPHFAISVGLEREGQIVAGVIYDPAKDELFVAERGKGAYLNNRRLRVSGRTDLADALVAYGSPYLGRGDHPKLLREVAAVMAVTGGARRFGSAALDLAYVACGRSDLYWERDLQTWDIAAGIILVREAGGFVTSADGGAEPLAARSVAAGNESLHGDLVKLLRRANA, from the coding sequence ATGATCAGCTCACCTCTCATGACCGTCATGGTCGACGCCGTCCGCAAGGCCGCCCGTGGCCTCAAGCGCGACTATGGCGAGATCGAGAACCTCCAGGTTTCGCGTAAAGGTCCCGGCAACTTCGTTTCCGCCGCCGACCGCAAGGCAGAGGAGGTGTTGCGCGATGCCCTGATGAAGGCGCGTCCCGGCTACGGCCTGATTCTCGAGGAATCCGGGAATATCGAAGGGCAGGACAAGAGCCATACCTGGCATGTCGACCCCCTCGACGGCACCACCAACTTCCTCCACGGCATCCCGCATTTCGCGATCTCGGTGGGTCTCGAACGCGAAGGCCAGATCGTCGCCGGCGTCATCTACGATCCGGCCAAGGACGAGCTCTTCGTGGCCGAGCGCGGCAAGGGCGCCTATCTCAACAACCGCCGCCTTCGCGTCTCCGGCCGGACAGACCTCGCCGACGCCCTCGTCGCCTATGGCTCGCCCTATCTCGGGCGCGGCGACCACCCGAAGCTCCTGCGCGAAGTCGCGGCGGTGATGGCGGTGACCGGCGGTGCCCGCCGCTTCGGCTCGGCCGCCCTCGACCTCGCCTATGTCGCCTGCGGCCGCTCGGACCTCTACTGGGAGCGTGACCTGCAGACCTGGGACATCGCGGCCGGCATCATCCTGGTCCGCGAGGCTGGCGGCTTCGTCACCAGCGCCGATGGCGGAGCGGAGCCCCTGGCCGCCCGCTCGGTTGCCGCCGGCAACGAGAGCCTGCACGGCGACCTCGTGAAGCTCCTGCGCCGCGCCAACGCCTGA
- the esiB_1 gene encoding Secretory immunoglobulin A-binding protein EsiB yields MRRVRRAALALALAEGLVFAARAEAPKVMPTDPAGPQSLTPRPKEALKGQLRELPTPYSIGATGAVPPRSKTEPDIAFGAYQRGQYTTAFREATKRIAADNKDAAAMTLLGELYNQGLGVKQDPVKAAEWYRLAANQGDTHAMASLGLMSIDGRGGTKDPKAGRRWLEQASAKGDTTAAYNLALILIGTGTEPDEAKAAELFRKAAEGEIGPAQHDLGVLYLQGRGVPKDPKQAAEWFRRAADNGDLAGEVEFAILLFNGIGVEKDEARAARYFLHAASRGNAIAQNRVAILYALGRGIQKNPVEAAAWNLAAAAQGRSDPKLDETLAGLTAEERGRAERLAEARMKVE; encoded by the coding sequence GTGAGGCGGGTCCGCCGGGCCGCCCTCGCCCTCGCTTTGGCGGAGGGCCTGGTGTTTGCTGCCCGCGCCGAAGCGCCGAAGGTGATGCCGACCGACCCGGCCGGACCCCAATCGCTGACGCCTCGCCCCAAGGAGGCGCTGAAGGGGCAGCTGCGGGAACTCCCGACGCCGTATTCCATCGGCGCGACCGGCGCGGTGCCGCCCCGTTCGAAGACCGAGCCCGACATCGCCTTCGGCGCCTACCAGCGCGGCCAATATACCACCGCCTTCCGCGAGGCGACGAAGCGGATCGCCGCCGACAACAAGGACGCCGCGGCGATGACGCTGCTCGGCGAGCTCTACAACCAGGGCCTCGGGGTCAAGCAGGACCCGGTGAAGGCGGCCGAATGGTACCGTCTGGCCGCCAACCAGGGCGACACCCACGCCATGGCCTCCCTCGGCCTGATGTCGATCGATGGCCGTGGCGGCACGAAGGACCCGAAAGCCGGGCGCCGCTGGCTCGAACAGGCCTCCGCCAAGGGGGACACCACGGCTGCCTACAACCTCGCCCTGATCCTGATCGGCACGGGAACCGAGCCGGACGAAGCCAAGGCCGCCGAGTTGTTTCGCAAGGCGGCCGAGGGCGAGATCGGCCCCGCGCAGCACGATCTCGGTGTGCTCTACCTCCAGGGGAGGGGGGTGCCGAAGGATCCCAAACAGGCGGCCGAGTGGTTCCGGCGCGCCGCCGATAACGGCGATCTCGCCGGTGAGGTCGAATTCGCGATCCTTCTGTTCAACGGCATCGGCGTCGAGAAGGACGAGGCCCGCGCGGCCCGCTACTTCCTCCACGCCGCGTCGCGCGGCAACGCCATCGCGCAGAATCGCGTGGCCATCCTCTATGCCCTGGGACGGGGTATCCAGAAGAACCCTGTCGAGGCTGCTGCCTGGAATCTTGCCGCCGCCGCCCAGGGGCGCTCCGACCCGAAGCTGGACGAGACCCTCGCCGGCCTCACCGCCGAGGAGCGCGGCCGGGCCGAGCGACTGGCCGAGGCGCGGATGAAGGTGGAGTGA
- the thiE_2 gene encoding Thiamine-phosphate synthase — translation MAEPRTRLALLSPHRVDSDRADALAEALAAACAAGDVAAVVLRLAPADERSLVNLVKRLAPAAQSTGAALVITVSDFAGDVVSVAARGGADGVHLDKARDGALQDLRERLSDGRILGAGGHEQKHAAMEAGEAGVDYVMFGGIYSDGIAPDADTVRERAEWWVEIFETPCIAVAHDLAQVDGLLATGAEFLGLESHLWMGEGADIAAIQALVAASEADT, via the coding sequence ATGGCCGAACCCCGCACCCGCCTCGCCCTGCTGTCTCCCCATCGGGTGGATTCCGACCGGGCCGATGCCCTCGCCGAGGCGCTGGCCGCCGCCTGCGCGGCGGGGGACGTGGCGGCCGTGGTCCTGCGGCTCGCCCCGGCCGATGAGCGCAGCCTCGTGAACCTCGTCAAGCGACTCGCTCCGGCGGCGCAGTCGACCGGCGCCGCCCTGGTCATCACCGTGTCCGATTTCGCCGGCGACGTCGTCAGCGTGGCCGCGCGGGGCGGGGCGGACGGGGTTCACCTCGACAAGGCGCGGGACGGTGCCCTGCAGGATCTGCGCGAACGCCTCAGCGACGGTCGCATCCTCGGAGCCGGCGGGCATGAGCAGAAGCACGCGGCGATGGAGGCCGGCGAGGCCGGTGTCGATTACGTGATGTTCGGGGGGATCTACTCGGACGGGATCGCCCCCGATGCCGATACCGTGCGCGAGCGCGCGGAATGGTGGGTTGAAATCTTCGAAACTCCGTGCATCGCCGTGGCCCACGATTTGGCCCAGGTGGACGGGCTCCTGGCAACGGGGGCCGAGTTCCTCGGGCTGGAAAGCCATCTGTGGATGGGAGAAGGGGCGGATATCGCCGCCATCCAGGCATTGGTCGCGGCGTCGGAGGCCGATACGTGA
- the fda gene encoding Fructose-bisphosphate aldolase, whose product MARITLRQLLDHAAEYEYGVPAFNLNNMEQGLAIMAAADATDSPVILQASKGARAYANDVVLAKLIDGLVEIYPHIPVCMHLDHGNNEATCATAIQYGFTSVMMDGSLKADGKTPADYAYNVEITGNVTRMAHWAGVSVEGELGVLGSLESGQGEAEDGHGAEGVLSHDQLLTDPEEAVKFVSATKVDALAVAMGTSHGAYKFTRQPDGDVLAMNVIEEIHRRLPTTHLVMHGSSSVPQDLQDIINSYGGQMKPTWGVPVAEIQRGIKHGVRKINIDTDNRMAMTGQIRKVLTENPAEFDPRKYLKPAMDAMTKLCRQRFEEFGTAGQGSKIRPISVSEMAKRYANGSLDPKIGAA is encoded by the coding sequence ATGGCACGCATCACCCTGAGGCAGCTCCTGGATCACGCCGCCGAATACGAATACGGCGTTCCGGCCTTCAACCTGAACAACATGGAGCAGGGACTGGCCATCATGGCGGCGGCGGATGCCACCGATTCGCCGGTGATCCTGCAGGCGAGCAAGGGCGCGCGCGCCTATGCCAACGACGTGGTGCTGGCCAAGCTCATCGACGGCCTCGTGGAGATCTACCCCCACATCCCCGTCTGCATGCATCTCGACCACGGCAACAACGAAGCCACCTGCGCCACCGCGATCCAGTACGGCTTCACCTCGGTGATGATGGACGGCTCGCTGAAGGCCGACGGCAAGACCCCCGCCGACTACGCCTACAACGTCGAGATCACCGGCAACGTCACCCGCATGGCGCATTGGGCCGGGGTCTCGGTGGAAGGCGAGCTCGGCGTGCTCGGCTCGCTGGAGAGCGGCCAGGGCGAGGCCGAGGACGGTCATGGCGCCGAGGGCGTGCTCAGCCACGACCAGCTCCTCACCGACCCGGAAGAGGCGGTGAAGTTCGTTTCCGCCACCAAGGTCGACGCGCTCGCCGTCGCCATGGGCACCAGCCACGGTGCCTACAAGTTCACCCGCCAGCCCGACGGCGACGTGCTCGCCATGAACGTGATCGAGGAGATCCACCGCCGCCTGCCGACGACCCACCTCGTCATGCACGGCTCCTCCTCGGTGCCGCAGGACCTGCAGGACATCATCAATTCCTACGGCGGCCAGATGAAGCCGACCTGGGGCGTGCCGGTGGCCGAGATCCAGCGCGGCATCAAGCACGGCGTGCGCAAGATCAACATCGACACCGACAACCGCATGGCCATGACCGGCCAGATCCGGAAGGTGCTCACGGAGAACCCGGCCGAGTTCGACCCGCGCAAGTACCTGAAGCCCGCCATGGACGCGATGACGAAGCTCTGCCGCCAGCGTTTCGAGGAGTTCGGCACCGCCGGTCAGGGTTCGAAGATCCGCCCGATCTCGGTCTCCGAGATGGCCAAGCGCTATGCCAACGGCTCGCTCGACCCGAAGATCGGCGCCGCCTGA
- the pgk gene encoding Phosphoglycerate kinase, with product MTAFRTLDDAGSLQGKRVLLRVDLNVPMEGERVTDATRIERIVPTIREIADGGGRVVLLAHFGRPKGKPVVADSLKQVVSALSDRLGRPVAFADDCVGEAASSAVSALKNGDVLLLENTRFHAGEETNEAGFVAALAANGDVFVNEAFSAAHRAHASTEGLAHVLPAYAGRLMQAELDALTKGLEAPSRPVIALVGGAKVSSKIDLLQNLVAKVDMLVIGGGMANTFLHAQGKAVGKSLCEKDLAETALRILDAAASAKCRIILPVDVVVAAEFKANAAHETSSVDAVSETGMILDAGPASVAEIDAAIDEAATLVWNGPLGAFELAPFDAATVAAARHAAERTKAGKLVSVAGGGDTVAALNHAGVADDFSYVSTAGGAFLEWLEGKVLPGVEALRVKG from the coding sequence ATGACCGCTTTCCGCACCCTCGACGATGCCGGCTCCCTCCAGGGCAAGCGCGTGCTTCTCCGCGTCGACCTGAACGTGCCGATGGAGGGGGAGCGCGTCACCGACGCCACCCGCATCGAGAGGATCGTCCCGACGATCCGCGAGATCGCCGATGGCGGTGGGCGTGTGGTGCTGCTGGCGCATTTCGGCCGCCCCAAGGGTAAGCCGGTGGTGGCCGATTCGCTGAAGCAGGTGGTCTCCGCCCTGTCCGACCGTCTCGGCCGCCCGGTCGCCTTCGCCGATGATTGTGTCGGAGAGGCCGCGTCCTCGGCCGTCTCGGCGCTGAAGAACGGCGACGTTCTCCTCCTGGAGAACACCCGCTTCCACGCAGGCGAAGAGACAAACGAGGCCGGTTTCGTAGCGGCGCTGGCCGCCAACGGCGACGTCTTCGTCAACGAGGCCTTCTCGGCCGCCCACCGCGCCCATGCCTCGACCGAGGGCCTCGCCCATGTGCTGCCGGCCTATGCCGGCCGGTTGATGCAGGCCGAGCTCGACGCGCTCACCAAGGGGCTCGAGGCGCCGAGCCGCCCGGTCATCGCCCTCGTGGGCGGCGCCAAGGTGTCCTCGAAGATCGACCTCCTGCAGAACCTCGTCGCCAAGGTGGACATGCTCGTCATCGGCGGCGGCATGGCCAACACCTTCCTGCACGCCCAAGGGAAAGCCGTCGGCAAGTCCCTGTGCGAAAAGGATCTCGCCGAGACGGCGCTCCGCATCCTCGATGCCGCCGCGTCCGCCAAGTGCCGTATCATCCTGCCCGTGGACGTTGTGGTCGCCGCCGAGTTCAAGGCCAACGCGGCGCATGAGACGTCAAGCGTCGACGCCGTGTCGGAGACCGGCATGATCCTCGATGCCGGCCCGGCCTCGGTGGCCGAGATCGACGCCGCCATCGACGAGGCCGCCACCCTGGTCTGGAACGGTCCGCTCGGCGCCTTCGAACTAGCCCCCTTCGACGCCGCCACGGTGGCGGCGGCGCGCCACGCGGCCGAACGCACCAAGGCCGGCAAGCTCGTCTCGGTGGCGGGCGGAGGCGACACGGTGGCCGCCCTCAACCATGCCGGCGTCGCCGACGATTTCTCGTACGTATCCACCGCAGGCGGCGCGTTCCTCGAATGGCTGGAAGGCAAGGTCCTGCCCGGCGTCGAGGCCCTGCGCGTCAAGGGGTGA
- the gapA gene encoding Glyceraldehyde-3-phosphate dehydrogenase 1, whose protein sequence is MSVKVAINGFGRIGRNILRAIHESGRKDIEVVAINDLGPVETNAHLLRFDSIHGRFNAKVEVDGEFIVVDGQRIKVTAVRNPAELPHRELGVDIALECTGIFTSKDKAKAHLDAGAKRVIVSAPADGADLTVVYGVNHDQLNADHLVISNASCTTNCLVPVAKVLNDLVGIERGFMTTIHSYTNDQPSLDQMHKDLYRARAAALSMIPTSTGAAKAVGLVLPELKGKLDGTSIRVPTPNVSAVDLVFTAKRQTSVEEINNAIRAAADGPLKGVLAYTDQPNVSIDFNHDPHSSTFHLDQTKVMDGTFVRILSWYDNEWGFSNRMADTAVAMAKLL, encoded by the coding sequence GTGTCGGTGAAGGTTGCCATCAACGGGTTCGGACGCATCGGCCGCAACATCCTGCGCGCCATCCACGAGTCCGGCCGCAAGGATATCGAGGTCGTCGCGATCAACGATCTCGGCCCCGTCGAGACCAATGCCCACCTGCTGCGCTTCGACTCGATCCACGGCCGCTTCAACGCCAAGGTCGAAGTGGACGGCGAGTTCATCGTCGTCGACGGTCAGCGCATCAAGGTCACCGCCGTGCGCAACCCGGCCGAGCTTCCGCACCGCGAGCTCGGCGTCGACATCGCGCTGGAATGCACCGGCATCTTCACCTCGAAGGACAAGGCCAAGGCCCATCTCGACGCCGGCGCCAAGCGCGTCATCGTCTCGGCCCCCGCCGACGGCGCCGACCTCACCGTGGTCTACGGCGTCAACCACGATCAGCTGAACGCCGACCACCTCGTCATCTCGAACGCCTCCTGCACCACCAACTGCCTCGTGCCGGTGGCCAAGGTGCTCAACGATCTCGTCGGGATCGAGCGCGGCTTCATGACGACGATCCATTCCTACACCAACGACCAGCCCTCCCTCGACCAGATGCACAAAGACCTCTACCGGGCCCGTGCCGCCGCGCTGTCGATGATCCCGACCTCCACGGGTGCCGCCAAGGCCGTCGGCCTCGTCCTGCCGGAGCTGAAGGGCAAGCTCGACGGAACCTCGATCCGCGTGCCGACCCCCAACGTTTCGGCCGTCGACCTCGTGTTCACCGCCAAGCGCCAGACCTCCGTCGAGGAGATCAACAACGCCATCCGCGCCGCGGCCGACGGCCCGCTGAAGGGCGTGCTGGCTTATACCGACCAGCCCAACGTCTCCATCGACTTCAACCACGATCCTCATTCGTCCACCTTCCACCTCGACCAGACCAAGGTGATGGACGGCACGTTCGTGCGTATCCTCTCCTGGTACGACAACGAGTGGGGCTTCTCGAATCGCATGGCGGACACCGCCGTGGCGATGGCAAAGCTGCTCTGA